One genomic window of Channa argus isolate prfri chromosome 5, Channa argus male v1.0, whole genome shotgun sequence includes the following:
- the LOC137127138 gene encoding uncharacterized protein isoform X1, translating to MMKSFFLLLLSVIAGCDDVYDVRGCGDGWVEFTCFYPEGQRTYQQIDVVNHIQTITTTVKNKWENKGRIFLYHNTTAKYLKVLIKQLQPEDFGEYRCIFNRDYMSSEGVEREYEFNNCQTPLPVIVTRTDKVTFTCDMSEYLRQNDRVKFFCNENDFFICEDILPTNSSPKSNRRFTVTDTNRGLNISISDVSSEDAGVYWCGVKTHQGKYRSAFRQIQLQVLTPPTTSTQSITTSVASDQTTTGPAETHGDSQVGVTAAVVCAAVLAVVILLVLFFIRSKTRRNKAEKQKNKEQKDHSYAEIQEPPQKRDPGAAMKTVYVPSAFMDYSEITFKNISEEVNGDIYSTVRDNDQHSTYATVHDSKPSL from the exons ATGatgaagagtttttttctgctccttctttcaGTGATTGCag GTTGTGATGATGTATATGACGTCAGGGGATGCGGAGACGGATGGGTTGAATTTACCTGCTTCTATCCTGAAGGACAAAGAACTTATCAACAGATTGATGTAGTTAATCACATACAAACAATAACAACCACAGTTAAAAACAAGTGGGAAAACAAAGGCAGAATATTTCTGTACCATaacacaacagcaaaatatCTCAAGGTGTTGATCAAACAACTTCAACCTGAGGATTTTGGAGAATACAGGTGTATATTTAACAGAGACTATATGTCATCCGAGGGAGTGGAGCGAGAATACG AGTTTAACAACTGTCAGACTCCACTTCCTGTAATTGTGACCAGAACAGATAAAGTCACCTTCACATGTGATATGTCAGAATATCTCAGACAAAATGACAGAGTCAAGTTTTTCTGCAATGAGAACGATTTCTTCATCTGTGAAGACATTTTACCAACAAATTCATCTCCAAAGTCAAACAGGAGGTTCACTGTCACTGACACCAACCGTGGCCTCAACATCTCCATCAGTGATGTGTCCTCAGAGGACGCTGGTGTCTACTGGTGTGGAGTGAAAACACATCAAGGAAAATATCGTTCAGCTTTTAGACAAATACAACTGCAGGTTCTGA CTCCTCCAACTACATCAACACAGTCAATTACGACTTCTGTTGCTTCAGACCAGACAACTACTGGACCTGCTGAGACTCACG GTGATTCTCAGGTTGGGGTCACAGCTGCAGTCGTCTGTGCAGCTGTTCTGGCGGTTGTGATCCTGCTGGTTCTCTTCTTCATAC gctcaaaaaccagaagaaacaaagctgaaaaacagaaaaacaaagag CAGAAGGATCATAGTTATGCAGAGATACAAGAGCCCCCCCAGAAGAGAGACCCAGGAGCTGCAATGAAAACGGTTTATGTCCCCTCTGCCTTCATGGATTACTCCGAAATCACCTTTAAAAACATCTCTGAGGAAGTTAATGGTGACATATATTCCACCGTGAGAGACAACGACCAACACTCCACATACGCCACAGTCCACGACTCCAAACCATCTCTTTAA
- the LOC137127138 gene encoding uncharacterized protein isoform X2, with translation MMKSFFLLLLSVIAGCDDVYDVRGCGDGWVEFTCFYPEGQRTYQQIDVVNHIQTITTTVKNKWENKGRIFLYHNTTAKYLKVLIKQLQPEDFGEYRCIFNRDYMSSEGVEREYEFNNCQTPLPVIVTRTDKVTFTCDMSEYLRQNDRVKFFCNENDFFICEDILPTNSSPKSNRRFTVTDTNRGLNISISDVSSEDAGVYWCGVKTHQGKYRSAFRQIQLQVLTPPTTSTQSITTSVASDQTTTGPAETHGDSQVGVTAAVVCAAVLAVVILLVLFFIRSKTRRNKAEKQKNKEKDHSYAEIQEPPQKRDPGAAMKTVYVPSAFMDYSEITFKNISEEVNGDIYSTVRDNDQHSTYATVHDSKPSL, from the exons ATGatgaagagtttttttctgctccttctttcaGTGATTGCag GTTGTGATGATGTATATGACGTCAGGGGATGCGGAGACGGATGGGTTGAATTTACCTGCTTCTATCCTGAAGGACAAAGAACTTATCAACAGATTGATGTAGTTAATCACATACAAACAATAACAACCACAGTTAAAAACAAGTGGGAAAACAAAGGCAGAATATTTCTGTACCATaacacaacagcaaaatatCTCAAGGTGTTGATCAAACAACTTCAACCTGAGGATTTTGGAGAATACAGGTGTATATTTAACAGAGACTATATGTCATCCGAGGGAGTGGAGCGAGAATACG AGTTTAACAACTGTCAGACTCCACTTCCTGTAATTGTGACCAGAACAGATAAAGTCACCTTCACATGTGATATGTCAGAATATCTCAGACAAAATGACAGAGTCAAGTTTTTCTGCAATGAGAACGATTTCTTCATCTGTGAAGACATTTTACCAACAAATTCATCTCCAAAGTCAAACAGGAGGTTCACTGTCACTGACACCAACCGTGGCCTCAACATCTCCATCAGTGATGTGTCCTCAGAGGACGCTGGTGTCTACTGGTGTGGAGTGAAAACACATCAAGGAAAATATCGTTCAGCTTTTAGACAAATACAACTGCAGGTTCTGA CTCCTCCAACTACATCAACACAGTCAATTACGACTTCTGTTGCTTCAGACCAGACAACTACTGGACCTGCTGAGACTCACG GTGATTCTCAGGTTGGGGTCACAGCTGCAGTCGTCTGTGCAGCTGTTCTGGCGGTTGTGATCCTGCTGGTTCTCTTCTTCATAC gctcaaaaaccagaagaaacaaagctgaaaaacagaaaaacaaagag AAGGATCATAGTTATGCAGAGATACAAGAGCCCCCCCAGAAGAGAGACCCAGGAGCTGCAATGAAAACGGTTTATGTCCCCTCTGCCTTCATGGATTACTCCGAAATCACCTTTAAAAACATCTCTGAGGAAGTTAATGGTGACATATATTCCACCGTGAGAGACAACGACCAACACTCCACATACGCCACAGTCCACGACTCCAAACCATCTCTTTAA
- the LOC137127138 gene encoding polymeric immunoglobulin receptor-like isoform X3 has translation MMKSFFLLLLSVMAGCDNEHEVKGCRGGWVEFICVYPEGQRTYQQIYVVHDKQTTKSTVKDKWENEGRIFLYHNTTAKYLKVLIKQLQPEDFKEEYECKFNPESESSKKVELEYEFNNCQTPLPVIVTRTDKVTFTCDMSEYLRQNDRVKFFCKENGFICEDILPTNSSPKSNRRFTVTDTDRGFSVSISDVSSEDAGVYWCGVKSRQGKYRSAFRQIQLQVLSDSQVGVTAAVVCAAVLAVVILLVLFFIRSKTRRNKAEKQKNKEQKDHSYAEIQEPPQKRDPGAAMKTVYVPSAFMDYSEITFKNISEEVNGDIYSTVRDNDQHSTYATVHDSKPSL, from the exons ATGatgaagagtttttttctgctccttctttcaGTGATGGCag GTTGTGACAATGAACATGAAGTGAAGGGATGCAGAGGAGGATGGGTTGAATTCATATGTGTCTATCCTGAAGGACAAAGAACTTATCAACAGATTTATGTAGTTCAtgataaacaaacaacaaaaagcacagtTAAAGACAAGTGGGAAAACGAAGGCAGAATATTTCTGTACCATaacacaacagcaaaatatCTCAAGGTGTTGATCAAACAACTTCAACCTGAGGATTTTAAAGAAGAATACGAGTGTAAGTTTAACCCAGAATCTGAGTCATCCAAGAAAGTGGAACTGGAATACG AGTTTAACAACTGTCAGACTCCACTTCCTGTAATCGTGACCAGAACAGATAAAGTCACCTTCACATGTGATATGTCAGAATATCTCAGACAAAATGACAGAGtcaagtttttctgcaaagAGAACGGTTTCATCTGTGAAGACATTTTACCAACAAATTCATCTCCAAAGTCAAACAGGAGGTTCACTGTCACTGACACCGACCGTGGCTTCAGCGTCTCCATCAGTGATGTGTCCTCAGAGGACGCTGGTGTCTACTGGTGTGGAGTAAAATCACGTCAAGGAAAATATCGTTCAGCTTTTAGACAAATACAACTGCAGGTTCTGA GTGATTCTCAGGTTGGGGTCACAGCTGCAGTCGTCTGTGCAGCTGTTCTGGCGGTTGTGATCCTGCTGGTTCTCTTCTTCATAC gctcaaaaaccagaagaaacaaagctgaaaaacagaaaaacaaagag CAGAAGGATCATAGTTATGCAGAGATACAAGAGCCCCCCCAGAAGAGAGACCCAGGAGCTGCAATGAAAACGGTTTATGTCCCCTCTGCCTTCATGGATTACTCCGAAATCACCTTTAAAAACATCTCTGAGGAAGTTAATGGTGACATATATTCCACCGTGAGAGACAACGACCAACACTCCACATACGCCACAGTCCACGACTCCAAACCATCTCTTTAA